A single Staphylococcus muscae DNA region contains:
- the groES gene encoding co-chaperone GroES — translation MLKPLGSRIVIEKKEQEKTTKSGIVLTDSAKENSNEGEVVAVGPGRLLDNGQRVAPEVQVGDRVVFQQYAGTEVKRNDKKYLVLDVEEVLAIIEA, via the coding sequence ATGTTAAAACCATTAGGAAGCCGTATTGTAATAGAGAAGAAAGAACAAGAGAAAACAACGAAAAGTGGCATTGTCTTAACTGATTCAGCAAAAGAAAATTCAAATGAAGGTGAAGTAGTTGCAGTTGGGCCAGGTCGTTTATTAGACAACGGACAACGTGTTGCACCTGAAGTACAAGTAGGGGATCGCGTCGTTTTTCAACAGTATGCAGGAACAGAAGTAAAACGCAATGACAAGAAATACCTTGTATTAGATGTTGAAGAAGTATTGGCAATCATTGAAGCATAA